From a region of the uncultured Desulfobacter sp. genome:
- a CDS encoding glycosyltransferase: METTLIILGVIAIILSCIPLFFSIQFYKGINAYFNKKSDNNKYKASLIVPCKGLDPGFKENIESLFNQNYPDYEIIFVTATSDDPAFPILSDIISAFPDVTAKLHTAGTVKGRSQKINNQICGLQHVEKDSQIFVFIDSDSRPKRDFLVNLISPLSDKSIGIATGFRWYLPVKNTFFSFLRSTWNGGGIVFLSNPKANYAWGGAMAIRKEVFYECNVLDYWQNALSDDMTISLAVRQNNLNITFVPKCLVVTHEDCTMSEMFEWTNRQTIISKVYHPNLWKSILFVHGTGNIILCVGMVLLIFHAISIINSPQIIIAAILMLSIIPMEMLNGVFLLPSIIRMLPEHRKKLKRVAIVYCLMAPLASILVLINSLYSLFTNEIKWRGITYKMKSITETIVVDEKSNYP; encoded by the coding sequence TTGGAAACTACATTGATTATATTGGGCGTTATTGCAATTATACTTTCATGTATACCCTTATTTTTTTCTATTCAATTTTATAAGGGAATTAACGCATATTTCAATAAAAAATCTGATAACAATAAATATAAAGCTTCATTAATTGTTCCATGTAAAGGTCTTGACCCAGGATTTAAGGAAAATATTGAATCGCTATTTAACCAGAATTATCCTGATTATGAAATCATTTTCGTTACTGCAACATCAGATGATCCTGCTTTCCCGATACTTTCGGATATTATATCGGCGTTTCCTGATGTTACGGCCAAGCTTCATACAGCAGGTACTGTTAAAGGTAGAAGTCAGAAGATTAATAATCAGATTTGCGGATTACAGCATGTTGAAAAAGACAGTCAAATTTTTGTTTTTATAGATTCAGATTCAAGGCCTAAAAGGGACTTCCTTGTTAACCTAATATCACCTTTATCAGATAAATCTATTGGAATCGCAACAGGGTTTAGATGGTATCTTCCTGTTAAAAACACTTTTTTTTCTTTTTTAAGATCAACGTGGAACGGTGGAGGGATTGTTTTTTTGTCTAATCCAAAGGCAAACTATGCTTGGGGCGGAGCAATGGCTATACGCAAGGAGGTGTTTTATGAGTGCAATGTGTTAGATTATTGGCAAAATGCGTTGTCAGACGATATGACCATAAGTTTGGCAGTGAGACAGAATAATTTGAACATTACATTTGTTCCTAAGTGTCTTGTTGTGACTCATGAAGATTGCACTATGTCGGAAATGTTTGAATGGACAAATCGACAGACAATTATCTCAAAAGTTTACCATCCGAATTTATGGAAATCTATCCTTTTTGTTCACGGTACAGGCAATATCATACTTTGCGTAGGTATGGTATTATTAATTTTTCATGCTATATCAATCATCAATAGCCCACAGATAATAATTGCAGCAATTTTAATGCTTTCAATTATTCCCATGGAAATGCTAAACGGAGTATTTCTACTGCCATCCATTATAAGAATGCTTCCAGAACATCGAAAGAAACTTAAACGGGTAGCTATTGTTTACTGTTTAATGGCGCCGCTTGCATCAATTCTTGTTTTAATCAATTCTCTTTATTCCCTATTTACAAACGAAATTAAGTGGCGTGGTATTACCTACAAAATGAAATCCATCACAGAAACTATAGTTGTCGATGAAAAGAGTAATTACCCTTAG
- a CDS encoding AAA family ATPase: protein MKKLPIGIQTFAKIIENDLCYVDKIPLIAQLAEQGEFYFLSRPRRFGKSLLIDTIAEAFQGKKALFKGLYLENNWDWDSSHPVIRIDFAEGVYKTLDRLENRMMRILTKHAEQEKIILSCTHIDDCFEELITDLHKKTGQRVVVLVDEYDNILDNIEDPETAMAIRDGLRNFYSVLKAQGAHLRFVMLTGVSKFSKVSLFSGLTTYATFHWINGMVPFAGIPRKSSNLFFIHICLMLI, encoded by the coding sequence ATGAAAAAGTTGCCCATTGGCATACAGACCTTTGCCAAAATAATAGAAAATGATCTGTGCTACGTGGACAAAATACCGCTGATAGCCCAGCTTGCTGAGCAAGGTGAGTTTTATTTTTTGTCCCGCCCCCGACGTTTTGGAAAAAGTCTGCTCATCGACACCATAGCCGAAGCATTTCAGGGGAAAAAAGCTCTGTTCAAAGGGCTTTACCTTGAAAATAATTGGGATTGGGACAGCAGTCACCCGGTCATCCGCATTGATTTTGCAGAAGGTGTTTATAAAACCCTTGATCGGCTGGAGAACAGGATGATGAGGATTTTGACCAAACATGCGGAACAAGAAAAAATTATTCTATCCTGCACCCACATTGACGATTGTTTTGAAGAGCTCATCACCGATCTCCATAAGAAAACAGGCCAAAGAGTAGTAGTTTTGGTGGATGAATATGACAACATTCTTGACAATATCGAAGACCCTGAGACGGCGATGGCGATCCGTGACGGATTAAGGAATTTTTACTCTGTTCTCAAAGCTCAGGGAGCCCATCTGCGGTTTGTTATGCTGACTGGGGTCTCAAAATTTTCAAAAGTCTCACTTTTTTCGGGCTTAACAACTTATGCGACATTTCACTGGATAAACGGTATGGTACCCTTTGCGGGTATACCCAGAAAGAGCTCGAATTTATTTTTCATTCATATTTGCCTGATGTTGATTTGA
- a CDS encoding DapH/DapD/GlmU-related protein: MAITCCRIITFFIPNKTGTFKNTSKIQILRITTDVLTSNLCRPFFSSMPFLLSFMGAVCGKNLSFSGKIFNADLLYAGDNLLVGDGAFICGHLQQSNKFILGKIKIGNNVTLGVRSFIMPNVTIGDNSIIAAYSVVTMGTKIPNNEIWGGIPAKKIGNRT; the protein is encoded by the coding sequence TTGGCTATTACATGTTGCCGAATCATTACTTTTTTTATTCCAAATAAGACAGGAACATTTAAAAATACATCCAAAATTCAAATTTTGAGAATTACAACTGACGTTCTAACTTCCAATTTATGCCGGCCTTTTTTTTCTTCAATGCCTTTTCTTCTTTCTTTTATGGGTGCAGTTTGTGGTAAAAATTTAAGCTTTTCTGGTAAGATTTTTAACGCTGACCTTCTATACGCTGGAGATAATTTACTCGTAGGAGATGGCGCTTTTATATGTGGTCACCTACAACAATCCAACAAATTTATATTGGGGAAAATAAAGATTGGAAATAACGTAACATTGGGCGTAAGAAGCTTTATCATGCCCAATGTCACTATAGGTGATAATTCCATTATAGCCGCTTATTCTGTGGTAACTATGGGCACAAAAATACCTAACAATGAAATATGGGGAGGTATCCCAGCAAAAAAAATCGGCAATCGTACATAA
- a CDS encoding PD-(D/E)XK nuclease domain-containing protein → MLTDLTRAGQEKEQTKLAMLDILTSNKLDKLKQIFHAFFASIPHDWYRKNDMAGYEGYYCSIVYCYFNALGLEVRVEDATNHGKLDMAVLFNENIYIFEFKVNELTDSAKALPQIKEKKYHEKYTGTEIYLIGIEFSKQDSNITRFEWAKV, encoded by the coding sequence TTGCTAACGGATTTAACAAGGGCCGGTCAGGAAAAAGAGCAGACAAAACTTGCCATGCTTGATATTCTAACTTCAAACAAGCTTGATAAACTGAAACAAATATTTCACGCCTTTTTTGCCTCAATCCCCCATGATTGGTACCGTAAAAACGACATGGCCGGCTACGAAGGGTATTACTGTTCCATTGTTTACTGTTATTTTAATGCTCTGGGTCTGGAAGTCCGGGTTGAAGATGCAACCAATCACGGGAAACTGGATATGGCAGTATTGTTTAATGAAAATATTTATATCTTTGAATTTAAAGTAAACGAACTCACTGATTCTGCCAAGGCACTGCCCCAGATCAAAGAAAAAAAATACCATGAAAAATATACCGGTACGGAAATCTATCTTATTGGCATAGAATTCAGTAAACAGGATAGCAATATTACCCGCTTTGAGTGGGCGAAAGTGTGA
- a CDS encoding cyclic nucleotide-binding and patatin-like phospholipase domain-containing protein produces MMTKLQDLHDFLSRIPLFSSVPADQIREIAGLFTKKFYRKGDVICNQGEPGDSMYVIHSGTVSIFKEADGQIFFVSELKRGNFFGEMSLLSGAHRNSTVEASLDVTVYCLARENFDVLVKTNRSIGLYLSRFYAKRMSVEAAQGSPQTMTPTFYAVSATGPELGVSHFLYSVSFHISDESHKRVVVIEPHLEAGSIMDKYDLSRIACPDQGLFRLLPANSYKSADIHWYEHLSGFHVLQLRTGFSDRLSEIMPVLMAGLKESYDVVFINLIHCLNEMERLFVRLCDRTLLLIHNTEEKLGDVRSRLSEIEAICGASAFLGRIRVGVSHLYGEKGVARQELKQRLGLSETPGIWVDRSELAVNDRIDTEKCFPVRGPRAVAREIAGIRLGLALGAGGARGWAHIGVLKVLEKADIHIDMISGTSMGALVGGIYAATASVEKLKHSTIDLFRTRADTRKKIFDYTLPRQGLLRGKKAAQLVRNAVNNADFLDLMIPTYLVGVDILNEEEVVFDTGDVTDAVRSSIAIPGVFSPFKHQNRWMVDGGLLNPVPVDVLLRKGADIVIAVSIESKSTGSVMKKKNPGIKEIISQTISIVHGRATGDYVKNADLVLYPDVGTFVWDDFHEGIALMRRGMDACSERLPDIQKIISEKQGRPTRI; encoded by the coding sequence ATGATGACCAAGTTACAAGACCTTCATGACTTTCTTTCGCGGATACCGTTGTTTTCATCGGTGCCGGCGGATCAAATCCGAGAGATTGCCGGATTATTTACAAAGAAATTCTATCGTAAAGGCGATGTTATCTGCAACCAGGGCGAGCCCGGGGATTCTATGTATGTGATTCATTCGGGTACGGTATCAATATTCAAGGAAGCAGATGGACAAATTTTTTTTGTAAGCGAGTTAAAACGGGGGAATTTTTTTGGTGAAATGTCCCTGCTTTCCGGTGCGCATAGGAACTCAACGGTAGAGGCTTCGCTAGATGTGACTGTGTATTGTCTGGCGCGTGAAAATTTTGACGTTCTGGTCAAAACCAATAGAAGTATTGGATTGTATCTAAGTCGTTTTTATGCCAAACGCATGAGCGTTGAGGCAGCGCAAGGCAGTCCTCAGACCATGACCCCGACATTTTATGCCGTGTCTGCCACGGGCCCGGAGTTGGGTGTGTCCCATTTTTTGTATTCTGTTTCCTTCCACATTTCTGATGAATCACATAAACGGGTGGTGGTGATTGAGCCTCACCTTGAAGCCGGCAGCATCATGGATAAATATGACTTGTCCCGAATAGCATGCCCGGACCAGGGACTTTTCAGACTTCTGCCCGCAAACAGCTATAAATCGGCAGATATTCATTGGTATGAACATTTATCAGGTTTTCATGTTTTGCAGTTGCGAACGGGATTTTCCGACAGGCTTTCTGAAATCATGCCGGTCTTGATGGCCGGTCTTAAAGAATCCTATGATGTTGTTTTTATCAATCTTATTCATTGCCTTAATGAGATGGAACGGCTGTTTGTGCGGTTGTGCGACCGAACGCTTTTGCTTATTCATAACACCGAGGAAAAACTTGGGGATGTCAGGTCCCGTCTCTCAGAGATCGAGGCAATTTGCGGAGCCAGTGCCTTTTTAGGCAGAATCCGGGTAGGGGTCAGCCATTTGTACGGAGAAAAAGGGGTAGCCCGGCAGGAACTAAAGCAGCGCCTTGGGCTTTCCGAGACCCCGGGAATCTGGGTGGACCGCTCTGAGTTGGCGGTTAACGACCGGATAGATACGGAGAAATGTTTTCCTGTACGGGGGCCGAGGGCTGTGGCCCGGGAAATTGCCGGTATCCGGCTGGGGCTTGCGCTGGGTGCTGGAGGTGCAAGGGGGTGGGCACACATCGGAGTACTAAAAGTTCTGGAAAAAGCCGACATCCACATCGATATGATTTCAGGAACAAGCATGGGGGCACTTGTGGGTGGAATTTACGCAGCCACCGCCTCTGTTGAAAAATTAAAACACTCCACCATTGACCTGTTTCGAACCCGAGCAGACACCCGTAAAAAAATTTTTGATTATACCCTGCCCAGACAAGGCCTGCTCAGGGGGAAAAAAGCGGCTCAGCTTGTACGAAACGCCGTAAATAATGCGGATTTTCTGGACTTGATGATTCCGACCTACCTGGTAGGCGTAGATATTTTAAACGAGGAGGAAGTGGTTTTTGATACCGGGGATGTTACAGATGCGGTCCGTTCCAGCATTGCCATTCCGGGCGTGTTCTCCCCTTTTAAGCACCAGAACCGGTGGATGGTGGACGGTGGACTTTTGAACCCGGTTCCTGTGGATGTACTTCTCAGAAAAGGTGCAGATATTGTGATTGCTGTGAGTATTGAATCCAAGTCAACAGGCTCAGTAATGAAAAAAAAGAATCCAGGCATTAAAGAGATCATTTCGCAAACCATCAGCATTGTTCACGGGCGAGCTACAGGGGATTATGTAAAAAATGCGGATCTTGTACTCTATCCGGATGTCGGTACGTTTGTCTGGGATGACTTTCATGAAGGCATTGCACTCATGCGACGTGGTATGGATGCATGCTCTGAACGGCTGCCGGATATTCAAAAAATAATCTCTGAAAAACAGGGCCGACCTACAAGAATCTAA
- a CDS encoding nucleotide sugar dehydrogenase has product MTQNKKVAVVGLGYVGLPLAVHFAQIYTTVGFDLKEQIVENCKIHKDPTGEVSKKEFQQAIFFTPTTDPEMMSDADFIVVAVPTPIDKAKKPDLTPVKSAALSVGKVMQKGAVVIFESTVYPGVTEDICVPILEKASGMTWKKDFHVGYSPERINPGDKEHNLTNIVKVVAGDDANTLEQVSALYGSIVKAGVHPTRTIKEAEAAKVIENTQRDLNIALMNELSLIFDRLGIDTRNVLEAAGSKWNFLKFTPGLVGGHCIGVDPYYLTFKAQSEGYHPEIILAGRRINDNMGRFVVEKTIKMMINEDLSIKGAKVGVFGLTFKEDCPDLRNTRVVDIIEELNNYGCRTLVHDPMADPQQAEEYYGVTLVPWGDMTNLSAIILAVSHAWYKEKNINDFIDCLVRGGCLVDVKAMFDSDAVARTGVPFWRL; this is encoded by the coding sequence GTGACACAAAATAAAAAAGTAGCCGTCGTTGGATTAGGGTATGTAGGCTTACCTTTGGCCGTTCATTTTGCACAGATTTATACCACAGTTGGGTTTGACCTAAAGGAACAAATTGTAGAGAACTGCAAAATTCATAAAGATCCGACCGGCGAAGTCTCAAAAAAAGAATTTCAACAGGCCATATTTTTCACGCCCACAACGGATCCAGAGATGATGTCGGATGCCGATTTTATTGTGGTGGCGGTTCCCACTCCCATTGACAAGGCGAAAAAACCGGATCTTACCCCGGTGAAAAGCGCAGCCCTCAGCGTGGGCAAGGTTATGCAAAAAGGTGCGGTTGTTATTTTTGAATCCACAGTTTATCCGGGTGTAACCGAAGACATTTGCGTGCCCATCCTGGAAAAGGCGTCCGGCATGACATGGAAAAAAGATTTCCATGTGGGATACTCTCCTGAACGTATTAATCCGGGCGACAAGGAACATAACCTTACGAACATTGTCAAAGTGGTCGCCGGGGACGATGCCAATACCCTGGAACAAGTGTCGGCGCTGTATGGCTCCATTGTGAAGGCAGGTGTGCATCCCACCCGGACCATTAAAGAGGCCGAAGCCGCCAAGGTCATTGAAAACACCCAGCGGGATCTGAACATCGCCTTGATGAATGAACTATCTCTGATTTTTGATCGTTTGGGTATAGATACCCGGAATGTCCTTGAGGCGGCCGGCTCCAAGTGGAATTTTTTAAAGTTTACCCCCGGGCTTGTGGGTGGCCACTGCATTGGTGTGGATCCGTACTATTTGACATTCAAAGCCCAGTCCGAAGGATACCATCCTGAAATCATCTTGGCCGGCCGAAGGATTAATGATAATATGGGGCGGTTCGTAGTCGAAAAAACCATTAAAATGATGATCAATGAAGACCTTTCTATCAAAGGGGCTAAAGTCGGTGTCTTTGGATTGACCTTTAAGGAAGACTGCCCCGATTTAAGAAACACACGGGTGGTGGATATTATTGAGGAACTCAATAATTATGGATGCCGGACCCTGGTTCATGATCCCATGGCAGATCCACAACAGGCAGAGGAGTATTACGGCGTTACTTTGGTCCCCTGGGGGGATATGACGAACTTGTCCGCAATAATTCTTGCGGTTTCTCATGCCTGGTACAAAGAAAAGAATATAAATGATTTTATAGATTGCCTGGTGCGGGGCGGTTGCCTTGTGGATGTCAAAGCCATGTTTGATTCGGATGCGGTGGCACGGACAGGCGTCCCATTCTGGAGGTTGTAA